The following proteins come from a genomic window of Leptospira bandrabouensis:
- a CDS encoding flagellar biosynthesis protein FlhA, which produces MNFRDILKQSDVVLGVGTLLILGMLIVPLPGFVLDILIVVSIGLGLLILMTALSVTEPSEFSIFPSLLLITTLFRLALNVSTTRQILSKGPAMNSSVIEAFGTFVVGGESGLGKYVVGLIIFIILTIVQVLVITKGATRISEVAARFTLDGLPQKQMSIDMELNSGAITEAEAKVKRKKVQREVDFYGAMDGASKFVQGDVRAGLIITAINLIGGILIGSTIRGESFLASIETYGKFTIGDGLVSQIPGLLSTTATGIIVTRSSSEKKLTVEIKDQLFGNAKTLYVVAGALGLASLIPGLPFFSLLFLAGAIGYLGYSIEQVAKEEIKKIETVSQEKVQEKKPENYIKEISVEAIQVELGRDLLPLVDASSGGHLLEQIANTRKKFAIDFGLVIPAIRIIDNLEIPHDNYSIRINGVVVGQSAVKADRLMAMNNTSRNLEPIVGEPFTEPAFGLKATWIDPNDKIEVENKGYSVVDPSTVIITHLKELISNYASQLLGREEVKALLEHLRQTHPTLVGELDYDKQGRLGIIQQTLQNLLAEGLSIKNLPKIMDAIANHLPRTNNPFDLAEHVRQALSRQIINDFLSPDGKLHVVTIDPRIIDRMNKSITLDETDGSKLIILPHDIRVRILESVYNELQKALDENRFLIFVVSRYLRQAFAFFLTKELPPRNFAVIASEEIHRGVPTEIASVLSLPSREEHPQEA; this is translated from the coding sequence ATGAACTTTAGAGATATACTCAAACAGTCTGACGTTGTTTTAGGAGTAGGAACCTTACTGATCCTTGGGATGTTAATTGTTCCACTCCCAGGATTTGTTTTGGATATCCTGATTGTTGTAAGTATTGGGTTAGGATTACTAATACTAATGACTGCCTTGTCTGTAACAGAGCCAAGTGAGTTTTCCATTTTTCCAAGTTTACTTCTTATCACCACTCTCTTCCGGTTAGCGCTAAACGTATCTACAACAAGACAGATTTTATCCAAAGGCCCTGCGATGAATTCCAGTGTGATCGAAGCTTTTGGAACCTTTGTGGTGGGTGGAGAATCGGGACTTGGGAAGTATGTAGTCGGACTTATTATCTTTATTATCCTCACCATTGTACAGGTGTTAGTAATCACTAAAGGTGCGACTAGGATCTCGGAAGTGGCAGCAAGGTTTACACTCGATGGATTACCACAAAAACAAATGTCCATCGATATGGAACTCAATAGTGGGGCCATTACTGAGGCAGAAGCTAAGGTAAAAAGAAAAAAAGTCCAAAGGGAAGTGGATTTCTATGGGGCCATGGATGGAGCCTCCAAATTCGTACAAGGGGATGTGAGAGCAGGGCTTATCATAACCGCCATCAACTTAATTGGTGGGATTCTCATTGGATCTACCATTCGAGGGGAATCTTTTTTAGCATCGATTGAAACATATGGAAAGTTTACCATTGGGGATGGTCTTGTTTCACAAATACCAGGTCTACTTTCTACAACCGCAACTGGTATCATTGTCACACGTTCTAGTTCCGAAAAAAAACTGACTGTGGAGATCAAAGACCAACTTTTTGGAAATGCCAAAACTTTGTATGTAGTGGCAGGAGCTCTTGGTTTGGCCAGTCTTATCCCTGGACTTCCTTTTTTCTCACTACTCTTTTTAGCAGGAGCCATTGGTTATTTAGGATATTCCATCGAACAAGTGGCCAAAGAAGAAATCAAAAAAATCGAAACAGTTTCTCAAGAGAAAGTTCAAGAGAAAAAACCAGAAAACTATATCAAAGAAATTTCTGTGGAAGCCATACAGGTGGAACTGGGTCGCGACTTACTGCCGTTAGTGGACGCCTCTTCGGGTGGACATTTACTCGAACAAATTGCCAATACACGTAAAAAATTTGCGATTGATTTTGGTCTTGTGATCCCTGCCATTCGGATCATAGACAATTTAGAAATCCCTCACGATAACTACAGCATTCGTATCAATGGAGTGGTGGTTGGACAGTCGGCTGTAAAAGCAGATCGTTTGATGGCGATGAACAATACTTCCCGTAATTTAGAACCGATTGTGGGAGAACCTTTCACCGAACCAGCATTTGGTTTAAAAGCAACATGGATTGATCCCAATGATAAAATTGAAGTGGAGAACAAAGGGTATTCGGTGGTGGATCCATCGACTGTCATCATCACCCATCTGAAAGAATTAATTTCGAACTATGCATCACAACTTCTTGGAAGGGAAGAAGTGAAAGCACTTCTCGAACATTTACGCCAAACTCATCCGACTCTTGTGGGTGAATTGGATTATGACAAACAAGGTCGCCTAGGAATCATCCAACAGACTTTACAGAATCTATTGGCAGAAGGTTTGTCGATTAAGAACCTTCCGAAAATTATGGATGCGATTGCCAATCATTTGCCTCGCACCAACAATCCGTTTGATTTAGCGGAACATGTAAGGCAGGCCCTATCGCGTCAAATCATCAATGATTTCCTTTCGCCTGATGGAAAGTTACATGTGGTAACCATTGATCCAAGGATCATTGATCGTATGAACAAAAGCATCACACTCGATGAAACCGATGGAAGTAAACTCATCATCCTTCCGCATGACATTCGTGTGAGGATTTTGGAATCGGTTTATAATGAATTACAAAAGGCATTGGATGAGAACAGGTTCCTGATCTTTGTGGTTTCTAGATACTTGAGACAAGCCTTTGCATTCTTTTTGACAAAGGAACTACCCCCAAGGAACTTTGCAGTAATTGCTTCTGAGGAAATCCATAGAGGGGTTCCGACAGAAATAGCCTCGGTTCTAAGCCTTCCCTCCAGAGAGGAACACCCACAAGAAGCATAG
- the dusA gene encoding tRNA dihydrouridine(20/20a) synthase DusA, with protein sequence MMDWTDRHFRFFIRLISKQALLYTEMVTTGAILRGKDNHRYLDFSKEEHPISLQLGGDSPVALAECSKIGEDYGYDEINLNVGCPSDRVQSGSFGACLMKEPNLVAEMVSACKAKVKIPVTVKHRIGVNGKESYEDLYHFVSKIKDAGVDHSIVHARIAILEGLSPKENRTVPPLRYEDVYRLKEEFPDLPITINGGIKTHAEIKEHLTKVDGVMIGRAAYDNPFLFHAVDQLYFGAKENPLSREEVLRELISYIHSALKKDGKVHHILRHILGLFHGEKGAREFRKFLTDRMHTIGANESILEDYLKR encoded by the coding sequence ATGATGGACTGGACGGACAGACATTTCCGTTTTTTTATACGGCTTATCTCCAAACAAGCATTACTCTACACCGAGATGGTGACCACAGGTGCCATCCTTCGTGGAAAAGACAACCATAGATACTTAGATTTTTCCAAAGAAGAACATCCCATTTCGCTCCAGTTAGGTGGTGATTCTCCTGTGGCGCTGGCAGAATGTTCCAAAATTGGGGAAGATTATGGTTACGACGAAATCAATCTGAATGTAGGTTGTCCTTCAGATCGAGTACAAAGTGGCAGTTTCGGTGCTTGTCTTATGAAAGAACCAAACCTTGTGGCGGAGATGGTTTCTGCTTGTAAGGCAAAGGTCAAAATTCCAGTCACCGTCAAACATCGGATTGGTGTGAATGGAAAAGAAAGTTACGAGGATTTATATCATTTTGTTTCTAAAATTAAGGATGCTGGTGTCGATCATAGTATCGTTCATGCAAGGATAGCGATTTTAGAAGGACTTTCTCCCAAAGAGAATCGAACGGTTCCACCTCTCCGTTATGAAGATGTTTATCGATTAAAAGAGGAATTCCCCGATTTACCGATTACTATCAATGGGGGAATTAAAACCCACGCTGAAATTAAAGAACATCTAACAAAAGTAGATGGAGTGATGATCGGGCGGGCGGCTTACGACAATCCGTTTTTATTTCATGCAGTGGACCAATTGTATTTTGGAGCAAAAGAAAATCCTCTTTCGAGAGAAGAAGTGCTTCGTGAACTTATTTCCTATATTCACTCGGCTCTCAAAAAAGACGGAAAAGTGCATCATATTCTGCGCCATATTTTGGGTCTTTTTCATGGAGAAA